The Daphnia carinata strain CSIRO-1 chromosome 2, CSIRO_AGI_Dcar_HiC_V3, whole genome shotgun sequence genome has a segment encoding these proteins:
- the LOC130687079 gene encoding coagulation factor VII-like encodes MASATNERQRVVVTRFLCLYVLVFAISCLSVIPSSSAKTQNSTEWKRKPTAISHPATSNGSGVQMAKPLRQHQHRNHHRNKRVEASILEQNGTTIANKNKNINGSHNNNATKVSPTTSEELSPWSPWSKCNKRCRQNRQRKCIPSADSEALRRCIQQHVLKQERTCRKGRCKRGGRAFHVVLPPKRESLKQPTTTTSSSASSTQNQQQSDVRVLLSLNSIFYSSWSRWSTCTKACTTTRYRTCRFQVICGNTVLQEDAYCYTEGTNCEKWYSGRSRYTKDDDRYEHSPVAVAEKSNGNSSANTSNNKGQKKTKEDSEVEIQPECGVSASGNGGVGSSGVSNLSYNLQLRIIGGREATPGRWPWQVAILNRFKEAFCGGTLIGARWVLTAAHCIRKRLSVRIGEYDLVEDDGTEMDFRVEEVFVHPDYDPETVDNDVALLRLPEAIKLGQQGIRLACLPQPGQSLPITQKCTIIGWGKERSSHVFGTEVLHEAEVPIVKTSACREVYEDYFITDNMFCAGYRKGRIDSCAGDSGGPLLCSVGDRWTIFGITSFGEGCGKRGKFGIYTKVPNYVTWIQRVIDLNGGI; translated from the exons AACAGCACcgaatggaagagaaaaccCACCGCCATCAGCCATCCCGCAACGTCCAATGGCTCGGGTGTGCAGATGGCGAAACCACTTCGCCAGCATCAGCATCGCAATCACCATCGCAACAAACGAGTTGAAG CCAGTATCCTTGAGCAGAACGGGACGACCATCGCCAACAAGAACAAGAATATTAATGGCAGTCATAACAACAACGCAACCAAAGTTAGTCCGACCACCAGCGAAGAATTATCTCCTTGGTCACCGTGGTCCAA GTGCAACAAACGGTGTCGCCAAAATCGCCAGCGCAAGTGTATTCCGTCGGCAGACTCCGAAGCGCTAAGGCGATGCATCCAGCAACACGTGCTGAAGCAGGAGCGCACGTGCCGCAAGGGGCGCTGCAAGCGCGGCGGTAGGGCTTTCCATGTTGTTCTTCCGCCGAAACGGGAGAGCCTCAAGCAGCCAACCACGACCACGTCGTCGTCCGCTTCGTCGACCCAAAACCAGCAACAGTCCGACGTGCGCGTGCTGCTTAGTCTCAATTccattttctattcttcgTGGAGTAGGTGGTCGACGTGCACCAAAGCTTGCACCACTACACGTTACAG GACGTGTCGCTTTCAAGTGATCTGTGGCAACACTGTGCTTCAGGAAGACGCCTACTGTTACACGGAGGGTACCAACTGCGAAAAATGGTACAGCGGCCGATCGCGGTACACCAAAGATGATGACA GGTATGAGCACAGTCCCGTTGCAGTGGCAGAGAAAAGTAATGGCAATAGCAGCGCGAATACAAGCAATAATAAAGGTCAGAAGAAAACCAAAGAAGATTCCGAAGTTGAAATTCAACCGGAATGCGGCGTTTCGGCGAGTGGCAATGGAGGTGTCGGAAGTAGTGGCGTCAGCAACCTGTCCTATAATTTGCAACTGCGCATTATCGGCGGCAGGGAAGCAACACCAGGCAGGTGGCCGTGGCAAGTGGCTATTCTCAATCGCTTCAAG GAGGCGTTTTGTGGAGGTACTCTGATCGGAGCCCGTTGGGTGCTGACAGCCGCCCATTGTATACGAAAGAGACTCTCCGTCCGCATAGGAGAATACGATCTAGTAGAGGACGATGGCACCGAAATGGATTTCCGG GTGGAAGAAGTATTCGTTCATCCGGATTATGATCCAGAAACGGTGGACAATGACGTGGCCTTGCTTCGGCTTCCTGAGGCCATTAAGCTCGGTCAGCAGGGCATTAGGCTGGCCTGTTTGCCTCAACCTGGCCAGTCATTGCCGATCACGCAAAAGTGCACCATCATCGGTTGGGGTAAAGAAAGAAGCTCACACGTCTTTGGCACCGAAGTCCTGCACGAGGCCGAG gttccTATAGTAAAAACTTCAGCCTGTCGTGAAGTCTACGAGGACTATTTCATCACGGACAACATGTTCTGCGCCGGATATCGCAAAGGTCGGATCGACTCGTGCGCCGGCGATTCCGGTGGTCCACTTCTCTGTTCCGTGGGCGACAGGTGGACAATATTCGGTATCACCAGCTTTGGTGAAGGTTGCGGTAAGCGCGGAAAGTTCGGCATCTACACCAAAGTGCCTAATTATGTCACCTGGATCCAGCGAGTCATCGATCTAAACGGCGGCATCTAA
- the LOC130687082 gene encoding synaptotagmin-9-like — translation MSRQKTASQPNRNLNLPLKYPLSAVRTSSHSFYQQLVKYCHHTDRKLKLQKNPATVESQSSVTDESQPLNNVVNRTCSESISAADTVCPQRVNSKLLGPANLNLKLYSRDLETNELIHTSQAKIGFSLQFNSSRQLLTLKILGALNLPTRSKNIAPDPYVKIVILPERQIKCITKTLKSNCNPLFNQVFELDMSNLLLNKTEILLMVRDRPESSCYERCVSRSVTLGQAIFSMADFDGVNHRRQVRWCLLENIPAISPHADIVNAESLAKAEMQIALLYRVWWDEAKLINHGRIILELLQIRPAMFIPNNQDKEKVTIKVLLYERGYLMATRRTNGIRRDEATAALREKFVFALQSKVLHEASCQLVLVTKSTIGTKRTLGRITLGHRHFFSTWANSTAVTTGIDHWHDMAHRPGVSVERWHSIM, via the exons ATGAGCAGACAAAAAACGGCTTCGCAGCCAAACAGAAATTTAAACTTACCTCTAAAATACCCGTTATCCGCAGTGAGGACATCGTCTCATTCGTTCTACCAGCAACTCGTAAAGTACTGCCACCACACAGATCGCAAACTGAAACTT caaaaaaaTCCCGCCACTGTTGAATCTCAATCAAGTGTTACGGACGAATCTCAACCATTGAACAACGTAGTAAACAGAACCTGTTCGGAGAGCATTTCGGCTGCCGACACCGTTTGTCCTCAACGCGTCAACAGCAAATTATTGGGTCCTGCCAATTTAAACTTGAAACTCTACTCGCGTGATCTTGAAACAAATGAGCTCATCCACACAAGCCAAGCCAAAATTGGTTTTTCTTTGCAATTTAATTCTTCGCGTCAATTATTAACCCTCAAGATTTTGGGTGCACTCAATCTGCCGACAAGGAGTAAAAATATTGCTCCTGATCCATATGTCAAG ATTGTAATCCTTCCCGAAAGACAGATCAAATGCATAACTAAAACGCTGAAGTCCAACTGCAATCCGCTCTTCAATCAAGTATTCGAACTGGACATGTCCAATTtgcttttgaataaaactgaaattttgCTGATGGTTCGTGACCGTCCAGAATCATCCTGCTACGAAAGGTGTGTTTCACGCTCAGTAACGCTAGGTCAGGCAATTTTCAGCATGGCCGACTTCGACGGAGTGAATCACCGGCGTCAAGTGAGGTGGTGTTTACTGGAGAATATACCAGCCATTTCACCTCACGCAGACATTGTG AATGCGGAATCATTGGCCAAGGCCGAAATGCAAATTGCACTTTTGTATCGAGTTTGGTGGGATGAAGCAAAACTGATTAACCACGGGCGGATTATATTGGAACTTTTGCAAATTCGTCCAGCAATGTTCATTCCAAACAACCAAGATAAAGAGAAAG ttACGATTAAGGTGTTGTTGTACGAACGCGGATATTTAATGGCAACGCGAAGGACTAATGGCATCCGGCGGGATGAGGCCACGGCCGCGCTACGAGAGAAGTTCGTTTTCGCCCTTCAGTCGAAAGTGCTTCACGAAGCTTCCTGCCAGCTCGTCCTTGTCACCAAATCCACAATAG gaaCAAAGAGGACATTGGGACGGATCACCTTGGGTCAtcgtcatttcttttctacCTGGGCAAACAGTACAGCTGTTACAACTGGGATTGATCACTGGCATGACATGGCACACCGACCCGGAGTTTCGGTGGAACGTTGGCATTCGATAATGTAA
- the LOC130687080 gene encoding uncharacterized protein LOC130687080: MEFLLVALLFVSGLSSVINGQTVGTLPRLIGEISASAPAFADIHESSDSSLPYADRFTLYVSTFKPFQLKTDPVLFLRSPGRYLYDTTNWPIEILADSALWPNNPDLLPKSVVDGYEGIVQTSGFLVPGKTKGQLQLYNMNAAIPADTEINIASSDIKDYSYHRVIWKDMDGDGDLDAVTARFHNTAEEQNFLWLENPGQAVPGWTQHVIYNQGPDVHFRNILLNSSGLPFDCFIAGELWNKRATLYCIPLGANNGWNNPENIQMRIIDDTVGQTFDLLLEDFDNDGRIDFLLTSFDDRFGVKSGSVYIYEIPDDLFAGTWVRHIIADNFIPDGANTMSPGTPQSFYPSADYANEILPDGRNHRKWILVSGDDDGKIYILRPKTEAANDFSPYEKTVLIDTNAQTAGKPAIGDLDGDGYTDFVAPGYSANKLYVFTYAPLL; this comes from the exons ATGGAATTTCTTCTAGTTGCTTTGCTTTTCGTGAGTGGCTTAAGCAGTGTAATCAATGGGCAAACAGTTGGTACACTTCCACGCCTG ATTGGTGAAATTAGCGCTTCAGCTCCTGCCTTTGCCGACATTCACGAATCCAGTGACAGCTCACTGCCTTATGCAGATAGATTTACGCTTTATGTGTCAACATTCAAACCATTTCAGCTCAAG ACAGatccagttctttttttgcgttcaCCTGGAAGATATTTGTATGATACCACCAACTGGCCGATTGAGATTCTAGCGGATAGCGCCCTTTGGCCTAATAACCCAGACCTTCTACCAA AATCTGTTGTTGATGGCTATGAAGGAATTGTTCAGACCTCTGGATTTTTGGTACCCGGAAAAACTAAAGGGCAACTTCAGCTATACAACATGAATGCAGCTATTCCAGCTGATACAGAAATCAACATCGCCAGCAGTGAT ATTAAGGACTATTCGTATCATCGTGTTATCTGGAAGGATATGGACGGCGATGGTGATTTAGACGCTGTAACAGCTCGTTTTCACAATA CTGCGGAagaacaaaattttctttggctGGAAAATCCAGGCCAAGCCGTTCCAG GCTGGACCCAGCACGTCATATACAACCAAGGGCCTGATGTTCACTTTCGTAACATATTGCTAAATTCTTCTGGCCTTCCCTTTGACTGCTTCATAGCCGGTGAACTTTGGAATAAGCGCGCTACGCTATACTGCATACCGCTTGGAGCCAACAATGGCTGGAATAATCCTGAAAAT ATTCAAATGAGAATCATTGATGATACCGTAGGTCAAACATTCGACCTGCTACTTGAAGACTTCGATAATGATGGACGTATTGATTTCCTGCTAACATCATTTGATGATAGATTCGGAGTTAAATCCGGCAGTGTTTATATTTACGAAATTCCTGATGACCTTTT TGCTGGCACCTGGGTTCGCCATATCATCGCTGATAACTTCATTCCTGACGGAGCTAACACGATGTCTCCTGGAACACCACAATCTTTTTATCCTAGCGCTGACTATGCCAATGAAATTCTTCCGGATGGCAG GAACCACCGCAAGTGGATTCTCGTTAGTGGAGATGATGACGGTAAAATTTACATTCTGCGACCGAAAACTGAAGCAGCTAATGACTTCTCACCCTACGAAAAAACTGTGCTTATAGATACAAATGCCCAAACAGCAG GAAAACCAGCAATAGGCGATTTGGATGGAGATGGTTATACCGATTTCGTAGCTCCCGGCTATTCCGCTAATAAACTTTATGTATTTACATATGCTCCATTGCTTTAA